From the genome of Arvicola amphibius chromosome 9, mArvAmp1.2, whole genome shotgun sequence, one region includes:
- the Phf5a gene encoding PHD finger-like domain-containing protein 5A isoform X3, which translates to MSPGDGKCVICDSYVRPCTLVRICDECNYGSYQGRCVICGGPGVSDAYYCKECTIQEKDRDGCPKIVNLGSSKTDLFYERKKYGFKKR; encoded by the exons ATGTCGCCag GCGATGGCAAGTGTGTGATTTGTGATTCCTACGTACGACCCTGCACCCTGGTTCGCATATGTGACGAGTGTAACTATGGGTCTTACCAGGGCCGGTGTGTGATCTGTGGAGGTCCCGGAGTCTCCGATGCCTACTACTGTAAAGAGTGCACCATCCAGGAGAAGGAT AGAGACGGTTGCCCCAAGATTGTCAATTTGGGGAGCTCTAAGACAGACCTGTTCTATGAACGCAAAAAATACGGCTTCAAGAAGAGGTGA
- the Phf5a gene encoding PHD finger-like domain-containing protein 5A isoform X1: MAKHHPDLIFCRKQAGVAIGRLCEKCDGKCVICDSYVRPCTLVRICDECNYGSYQGRCVICGGPGVSDAYYCKECTIQEKDRDGCPKIVNLGSSKTDLFYERKKYGFKKR; this comes from the exons ATGGCTAAACATCATCCAGACTTGATTTTCTGCCGTAAGCAGGCTGGTGTCG CTATCGGAAGATTGTGTGAAAAAT GCGATGGCAAGTGTGTGATTTGTGATTCCTACGTACGACCCTGCACCCTGGTTCGCATATGTGACGAGTGTAACTATGGGTCTTACCAGGGCCGGTGTGTGATCTGTGGAGGTCCCGGAGTCTCCGATGCCTACTACTGTAAAGAGTGCACCATCCAGGAGAAGGAT AGAGACGGTTGCCCCAAGATTGTCAATTTGGGGAGCTCTAAGACAGACCTGTTCTATGAACGCAAAAAATACGGCTTCAAGAAGAGGTGA
- the Phf5a gene encoding PHD finger-like domain-containing protein 5A isoform X2 codes for MSPAIGRLCEKCDGKCVICDSYVRPCTLVRICDECNYGSYQGRCVICGGPGVSDAYYCKECTIQEKDRDGCPKIVNLGSSKTDLFYERKKYGFKKR; via the exons ATGTCGCCag CTATCGGAAGATTGTGTGAAAAAT GCGATGGCAAGTGTGTGATTTGTGATTCCTACGTACGACCCTGCACCCTGGTTCGCATATGTGACGAGTGTAACTATGGGTCTTACCAGGGCCGGTGTGTGATCTGTGGAGGTCCCGGAGTCTCCGATGCCTACTACTGTAAAGAGTGCACCATCCAGGAGAAGGAT AGAGACGGTTGCCCCAAGATTGTCAATTTGGGGAGCTCTAAGACAGACCTGTTCTATGAACGCAAAAAATACGGCTTCAAGAAGAGGTGA
- the Tob2 gene encoding LOW QUALITY PROTEIN: protein Tob2 (The sequence of the model RefSeq protein was modified relative to this genomic sequence to represent the inferred CDS: deleted 3 bases in 2 codons) yields MQLEIKVALNFIISYLYNKLPRRRADLFGEELERLLKKKYEGHWYPEKPLKGSGFRCVHIGEMVDPVVELAAKRSGLAVEDVRANVPEELSVWIDPFEVSYQIGEKGTVKVLYLDDSEGGGAPELDKEIKSSFNPDAQVFVPIGSQDSSLSSLSRPSFGQSPSPTFIPRSAQPITFTTASFAATKFGSTKMKKGGGASNGVSVAGSGASGQQPPQQQPRMARSPTNNLLKHKSLSLSLHSLNLMTASPASQSQLSPNAKEFVYNGDGSSSLFFDGVDGQGNSTSVPFGSSGATTCNHSSFDVSQVFGGGTNSLFLEKTPFVEGLSYNLNTMQYSSQPFQPVVLAN; encoded by the exons ATGCAGTTGGAGATCAAAGTGGCCCTAAACTTCATCATCTCCTATTTATACAACAAGCTGCCACGGCGCCGGGCAGACCTGTTTGGGGAGGAGCTAGAGCGGCTCTTGAAAAAGAAGTATGAAGGCCACTGGTACCCTGAGAAGCCATTGAAGGGTTCTGGCTTCCGCTGTGTCCACATTGGGGAGATGGTAGACCCTGTGGTGGAGCTGGCTGCCAAGCGGAGTGGTCTAGCAGTGGAGGATGTGCGTGCCAACGTACCCGAAGAGCTGAGTGTTTGGATTGACCCTTTCGAGGTATCCTACCAGATTGGAGAGAAGGGAACTGTGAAAGTCCTGTACCTGGATGACAGTGAAGGTGGTGGTGCCCCAGAGCTGGACAAGGAGATCAAAAGCAGCTTCAACCCTGACGCCCAGGTATTTGTGCCCATCGGCAGCCAGGACAGCTCCCTGTCCAGCCTCTCC CGCCCATCCTTTGGCCAGTCACCCAGCCCCACCTTTATTCCCCGATCTGCCCAGCCTATCACCTTCACTACTGCCTCCTTTGCTGCCACCAAATTTGGCTCCACAAAGATGAAGAAGGGTGGTGGGGCATCAAATGGTGTAAGTGTGGCTGGCAGT GGGGCAAGTGGCCAGCAGCCACCGCAGCAGCAGCCTCGCATGGCCCGCTCGCCCACAAATAACCTGCTGAAGCACAAGagcctctctttgtctctgcatTCACTGAACCTCATGACAGCCAGTCCGGCCTCTCAGTCCCAGCTCTCACCCAATGCCAAGGAGTTTGTGTACAACGGTGATGGCTCATCCAGCCTCTTCTTTGATGGGGTGGATGGCCAAGGCAACAGCACATCAGTCCCCTTCGGGAGTAGTGGAGCTACCACTTGCAACCACAGCAGCTTTGATGTGTCCCAGGTATTCGGAGGTGGCACTAACAGCCTCTTCCTGGAGAAAACACCCTTCGTGGAAGGCCTCAGCTACAACCTGAACACCATGCAGTACTCCAGCCAGCCCTTCCAGCCTGTCGTGCTGGCCAACTGA